Proteins encoded together in one Chitinophaga sp. LS1 window:
- a CDS encoding ABC transporter substrate-binding protein: MKQLNIGFLTPYSGVYPFYSAHLITGWMLGMGLDPARQRILQIMPEFTRSGSPATTTEAAKKLLFFNQTDVLSGLISYKSLSSLMPVVEAQRKLGFFFDMGELIPDPATISPDIFYASHQIWQSEYALGRWAQKRFGNAGHLVMPVYEAGYHLTNAFQQGAFNAGAQELRVTVLPNSPTDTNAMDLTGFFAEIERNPPPYVHAIFGGNMGTRFLAAWKESPFSKTIPLTVVETMAYEDILDDVRHLELEIYSALTWLKEDERKENKLFVKTFERKAQQPANIYGLMGYEAGLVWKELLPYAQKGDWDKVKAQLRTNTIRGPRGEKGFHPSTGLGLPVSNIIKLNTTSQKINKIILDQGEGIRHDDASLQIIHQENISGWQNPFLCI, translated from the coding sequence ATGAAGCAATTGAATATTGGTTTTCTGACGCCGTATAGCGGTGTATATCCCTTTTATTCCGCACACCTGATTACCGGGTGGATGTTGGGAATGGGACTGGATCCTGCACGTCAGCGAATTTTACAGATCATGCCGGAGTTCACCAGAAGTGGTAGCCCGGCTACGACCACTGAGGCAGCTAAGAAATTATTGTTTTTTAATCAGACCGATGTCTTGTCAGGGTTGATCAGTTATAAATCTTTGTCCTCACTCATGCCGGTAGTTGAAGCACAGCGTAAGTTGGGTTTCTTCTTTGACATGGGTGAGCTCATTCCTGATCCTGCTACCATTAGTCCGGATATCTTTTATGCATCTCATCAGATATGGCAATCAGAATATGCACTGGGTCGCTGGGCACAAAAGCGTTTTGGTAATGCAGGGCATCTGGTAATGCCAGTTTATGAGGCCGGGTATCATCTTACAAATGCATTTCAACAGGGGGCATTCAATGCAGGTGCACAGGAGCTGAGGGTGACTGTATTACCCAATAGTCCTACAGATACCAATGCCATGGACCTCACTGGTTTTTTTGCGGAAATAGAGCGGAATCCTCCTCCTTATGTACATGCTATTTTTGGTGGGAATATGGGTACCCGTTTTCTGGCTGCATGGAAAGAAAGCCCCTTCAGTAAAACTATTCCATTGACAGTAGTGGAGACGATGGCCTACGAAGATATTCTGGATGATGTAAGGCACCTGGAACTGGAAATCTACAGTGCACTCACCTGGCTGAAAGAAGATGAGCGAAAAGAAAATAAACTGTTCGTAAAGACATTTGAGCGCAAAGCACAACAGCCTGCAAATATATATGGATTGATGGGTTATGAAGCAGGGTTGGTGTGGAAAGAATTGTTGCCCTATGCACAGAAAGGCGACTGGGACAAAGTAAAAGCACAACTACGCACGAACACGATCCGTGGCCCCAGGGGAGAGAAAGGTTTCCATCCTTCTACCGGATTAGGATTGCCTGTGTCCAACATTATAAAACTGAATACCACTTCCCAAAAGATAAATAAAATTATTCTTGACCAGGGCGAGGGAATTCGTCATGACGATGCCAGCTTACAGATCATTCATCAAGAGAATATCTCTGGCTGGCAGAACCCTTTTCTCTGTATTTAA
- a CDS encoding phage tail protein, which translates to MNDPYMALIVAFAFNFTPYGGWLACNGALISIAQNTALFSLIGTFYGGDGMSTFAVPDLRGRIPVGMGTGQGLSNYDIGQMGGTELITLTTNQMPAHTHTTTHTLTAAPKASTGVATTNVPGSTVVPAKLPTLGAGLNTFNVNGYTTASPDATLVPGDVSGTITVMVAGGSQPFSIIQPYLAVNYCIATAGIFPSRS; encoded by the coding sequence ATGAATGACCCTTACATGGCACTTATCGTAGCTTTTGCATTTAACTTCACCCCCTATGGCGGATGGTTAGCTTGTAATGGAGCTTTGATTTCAATTGCCCAGAACACGGCATTATTCTCCCTTATCGGCACATTTTATGGAGGTGATGGCATGAGTACTTTTGCTGTTCCTGATTTGCGTGGCAGAATACCTGTAGGTATGGGAACCGGGCAGGGGCTTTCTAATTATGATATTGGACAAATGGGAGGAACAGAATTAATAACCCTTACGACCAATCAGATGCCTGCACATACACATACAACCACTCATACACTCACTGCGGCACCCAAGGCAAGTACAGGTGTAGCTACTACCAATGTACCTGGTTCGACTGTGGTGCCTGCTAAATTACCAACTTTAGGTGCAGGGTTAAACACATTTAATGTGAATGGGTATACTACTGCTTCCCCTGATGCTACGCTGGTACCTGGTGATGTTTCAGGAACGATTACAGTTATGGTTGCGGGAGGTAGCCAGCCATTTTCTATTATACAGCCTTACTTAGCGGTGAACTACTGTATTGCAACAGCTGGAATATTCCCTTCCCGTTCCTGA
- a CDS encoding Gfo/Idh/MocA family oxidoreductase: MYNQRRREFFRNVAYILPVLAVMPSSLFSKNVSKGLRTGFIGTGIWGREYLTAALPQKDLDITAICDSEDVSLQESLQLFKGSDRPVVYTDWEKLLASDELDLVIIATPAHTHYMIAKAAMLAGKHVACGPVMGETVEEHRDIVRTSQQTGRHYFTLDEQSYRHDLQAISNISFGTLEKIYAGAPYDAMPPQVDTYPLYPSLFLQSLLGKDNRFETIAATTQQRDYIVNKVDPKTGKRLTIIKNGNIPLICLTTTQGQRVYLQTEKGYSTGTHIHGTEVFWIDFAKAMRVGDNQWEADQLHLQQHAASPVAMALNELINTLKNPKGQLPVYTAATHSLIGLLGRQSAMQGGKVFAFPDCNLI, from the coding sequence ATGTACAATCAAAGAAGGAGAGAATTTTTCAGAAACGTCGCCTATATATTGCCTGTACTGGCCGTTATGCCGTCGTCTCTGTTCTCTAAAAATGTTAGTAAAGGTTTGCGCACAGGGTTTATCGGAACCGGCATCTGGGGACGAGAATATCTTACCGCAGCACTTCCCCAAAAAGATCTGGATATCACAGCAATATGTGATTCCGAGGATGTTTCCTTACAGGAAAGTCTTCAATTATTTAAAGGATCTGATCGTCCGGTAGTCTACACTGACTGGGAAAAGTTACTGGCCAGCGATGAGTTGGACCTGGTGATCATTGCCACCCCTGCACATACCCATTATATGATTGCCAAAGCAGCGATGCTGGCGGGTAAACATGTGGCCTGTGGCCCTGTGATGGGCGAAACGGTAGAAGAGCACAGGGATATAGTAAGAACCAGTCAACAAACTGGCCGTCATTACTTTACCCTGGATGAGCAAAGTTACCGGCATGATCTGCAGGCAATTTCCAATATCAGTTTCGGTACACTGGAAAAAATATATGCAGGTGCGCCTTACGATGCAATGCCTCCCCAGGTAGATACATATCCGTTATATCCCTCCTTATTTTTACAAAGTTTGTTAGGAAAGGACAACCGATTTGAAACGATCGCAGCTACTACACAGCAGCGGGACTATATTGTCAATAAGGTGGATCCTAAAACAGGTAAACGATTGACTATTATTAAGAATGGAAATATTCCACTCATCTGTCTGACCACTACACAGGGACAGCGGGTGTATCTGCAAACAGAAAAGGGATATTCAACAGGCACCCATATTCATGGTACGGAAGTATTTTGGATCGATTTTGCAAAAGCTATGCGGGTTGGTGATAATCAATGGGAAGCTGACCAACTGCACCTGCAACAACATGCTGCCTCTCCGGTTGCCATGGCATTGAATGAATTGATAAATACCTTAAAAAATCCGAAGGGTCAACTGCCTGTTTATACAGCGGCAACTCATAGCCTGATTGGCTTATTGGGTCGTCAGTCTGCAATGCAGGGAGGAAAGGTATTTGCATTTCCTGATTGTAATCTTATTTAA
- a CDS encoding MFS transporter, with the protein MKGMTKPRLSAARIWNMSMGFFGIQFGFALQNGNASRILQTYGAEVEHLSLFWLAAPVTGMIVQPIIGHYSDRTWNRLGRRRPYFLVGALLTALALILLPNSSMLAYLLPPMLIGAGMLTLMDASINVAMEPFRALVSDNLPDEQRSMGFSVQTFLIGAGAVLGSSLPYLLAEYAGVSKVAAPGVVPNNVIYSFYIGAVVLIATILWSVFMSREYSPEEFALFNPPSEETPVSSGLGTIAKDFAAMPSAMRQLGLVQFCSWFALFSMWVFTTPAVAQHIYKVMPGDTSSSGYADAGNKVGFLFSIYSAVSAVYSLILPTIARKTNRRVTHAFSLIAGGVSLISIFFIQSPDLLVLPMIGIGFAWGSILSTPYAILSGVIPPHKTGVYMGIFNFFITFPQIVNGLFGGLIVRYCFHDQPIYALVMGGVFMIIAAVAVLNVKEQRA; encoded by the coding sequence ATGAAAGGCATGACAAAGCCACGCTTATCTGCGGCAAGGATCTGGAACATGAGCATGGGGTTTTTCGGAATACAGTTTGGTTTTGCATTACAGAATGGAAATGCATCCCGTATTCTGCAGACCTATGGCGCAGAGGTAGAACATTTATCCCTATTCTGGTTAGCCGCACCGGTGACCGGAATGATCGTACAGCCTATTATCGGGCATTATAGTGATCGTACGTGGAACAGGTTGGGGCGCCGTCGTCCTTACTTTCTTGTAGGTGCGTTGTTGACGGCTTTGGCGCTGATACTGTTACCAAATTCGTCGATGCTGGCTTACCTGTTGCCTCCTATGCTGATAGGAGCAGGGATGCTCACATTGATGGATGCAAGTATCAATGTTGCCATGGAGCCTTTCCGTGCGCTTGTTTCCGATAATTTACCAGATGAGCAGCGGAGTATGGGCTTTTCAGTACAAACCTTCCTGATAGGGGCGGGGGCAGTATTGGGTTCTTCATTGCCTTATTTGCTGGCGGAGTATGCTGGTGTATCAAAAGTAGCGGCACCGGGTGTGGTGCCAAACAATGTGATTTATTCTTTTTACATAGGTGCGGTGGTGTTAATAGCGACGATCCTCTGGTCTGTTTTTATGAGCAGGGAGTATAGTCCGGAGGAGTTTGCACTGTTTAATCCTCCTTCGGAGGAAACACCTGTGTCATCCGGATTGGGAACAATCGCAAAAGACTTTGCAGCCATGCCATCGGCAATGCGGCAGTTAGGATTGGTACAGTTTTGTTCATGGTTTGCCTTGTTCTCTATGTGGGTGTTTACCACACCAGCAGTGGCCCAGCATATCTATAAAGTAATGCCGGGTGATACATCATCATCAGGTTATGCAGATGCGGGTAATAAAGTAGGTTTCTTATTCAGTATTTATAGCGCGGTATCAGCGGTGTATTCACTGATCCTGCCTACAATAGCGCGTAAAACAAACAGGAGAGTTACACATGCCTTCTCTTTGATAGCAGGAGGGGTATCACTGATCTCCATCTTTTTTATACAATCTCCAGACTTGCTGGTACTGCCTATGATCGGTATTGGTTTTGCATGGGGAAGCATTTTATCAACGCCTTATGCTATCCTATCAGGTGTGATACCTCCGCATAAGACGGGGGTATACATGGGTATCTTTAATTTCTTTATCACATTCCCACAGATTGTGAATGGCTTGTTCGGTGGTCTCATCGTCAGGTATTGTTTTCACGATCAGCCTATATATGCGTTGGTAATGGGGGGCGTATTTATGATTATAGCTGCTGTGGCAGTGTTGAATGTGAAAGAACAGAGAGCCTGA
- a CDS encoding glycoside hydrolase family 65 protein, whose translation MKQYIKVDEWNIIEEGFIAGYNKISESIFSLGNGRMGQRGNFEETYSGETLQGSYVAGIYYPDKTRVGWWKNGYPEYFAKVLNAANWIGLEIRIDGVVLDLHHAAVSDFRRVLNMKEGYLERTFTATLSSGKQLAVKATRFCSIVDDEAGALRYSITPLNFDGEIEITSFIDGAVRNQDANYDEGFWDFVESSIHDNTAYLTLRTKKTGFEVCTGMLFHVYQQGRKLASAVTAVNKDKFVGGKVTVAATRNQETVIFKYAANLTSENHATEELLAACKKVVDKVAAKGFAKLKEEQLDAWAGKWQESDIVITGDAAAQQGIRFNIFQLNQTYTGEDARLNIGPKGFTGEKYGGSTYWDTEAYCIPFYLATADQQVARNLLVYRYNQLDKAIENAGKLGFNKGAALYPMVTMNGEECHNEWEITFEEIHRNAAIAFAIFNYIRYTGDVAYLAEYGLEVLIGISRFWAQRVNWSEARKQYVMLGVTGPNEYENNINNNWYTSTMATWCLQYTIESLAQVTDAIIRKTSFDAGTEVAQWQHIIDNMYYPEDAERGVFLQQDGYLDKEQILVKDLDPSQRPLNQKWSWDRILRSCFIKQADVLQGFYFLEDRFDMDTLRRNFDFYEPRTVHESSLSPCIHAILAAKLGDGERAYEFYLRTSRLDLDDYNNDTEDGLHITSMAGTWMSVVEGFAGMRVRDGQLQFTPFLPESWQSFAFSIRFRSNILKVEINKNRVVLENKEGGDVAVKVYEDTFVVKAGSVVQLNNRDLVK comes from the coding sequence ATGAAGCAGTATATAAAGGTCGATGAGTGGAATATCATCGAAGAAGGATTTATAGCGGGTTACAACAAAATCTCAGAAAGTATCTTCAGTTTGGGCAATGGCCGTATGGGGCAGCGTGGTAATTTTGAAGAGACGTATTCAGGCGAAACTTTACAGGGTAGCTATGTAGCAGGGATTTATTATCCTGACAAGACACGTGTGGGTTGGTGGAAAAATGGTTACCCTGAATATTTTGCCAAAGTACTGAATGCTGCTAACTGGATTGGATTAGAGATCAGGATTGACGGGGTGGTTTTAGACCTGCATCATGCAGCAGTGAGTGACTTTCGTCGTGTGCTGAATATGAAGGAAGGTTATTTAGAGCGTACGTTTACAGCGACCTTATCATCAGGTAAACAGTTGGCGGTAAAAGCCACCCGCTTTTGCAGTATTGTGGATGATGAGGCAGGTGCATTGCGTTATAGTATTACGCCGTTGAATTTTGATGGGGAGATTGAAATTACCTCTTTTATAGATGGCGCTGTGAGGAACCAGGATGCGAATTATGACGAGGGATTCTGGGATTTTGTAGAAAGTAGTATACATGACAATACAGCTTATCTTACATTACGTACAAAGAAAACAGGTTTTGAAGTTTGTACGGGCATGTTATTCCATGTATATCAGCAGGGGCGCAAACTTGCGTCAGCAGTTACAGCAGTGAATAAAGATAAATTTGTAGGCGGTAAGGTGACGGTGGCAGCAACACGGAATCAGGAAACTGTGATATTTAAATATGCAGCTAACCTGACTTCAGAGAATCATGCTACTGAAGAATTACTGGCAGCATGTAAGAAGGTAGTGGATAAAGTAGCGGCCAAAGGGTTTGCTAAGTTAAAAGAAGAACAGCTGGATGCATGGGCTGGTAAATGGCAGGAGAGCGATATCGTGATAACAGGAGATGCTGCTGCACAGCAGGGTATCCGTTTCAATATCTTCCAGCTGAACCAGACTTATACAGGTGAAGACGCCCGTTTGAATATAGGTCCGAAAGGCTTTACAGGTGAAAAATATGGTGGATCCACTTATTGGGATACGGAAGCATATTGTATTCCTTTTTATCTGGCTACTGCTGATCAGCAGGTAGCAAGAAACCTGTTAGTCTATCGCTATAACCAGTTGGATAAAGCGATAGAAAATGCGGGTAAATTAGGGTTTAACAAGGGTGCAGCATTGTATCCGATGGTGACGATGAATGGGGAGGAGTGTCATAATGAGTGGGAGATCACCTTTGAAGAAATTCATAGAAATGCGGCCATTGCATTTGCGATATTCAACTACATCCGTTATACCGGTGATGTGGCGTATTTAGCTGAGTACGGTCTGGAAGTGTTGATAGGTATTTCACGTTTCTGGGCACAAAGAGTGAATTGGAGTGAGGCACGTAAACAGTATGTGATGCTGGGCGTAACGGGGCCCAATGAGTATGAGAATAACATCAACAATAACTGGTATACCAGTACAATGGCGACGTGGTGTTTACAATATACGATTGAGTCACTGGCGCAGGTAACTGATGCTATTATCCGGAAGACTTCATTTGATGCTGGTACTGAAGTCGCTCAATGGCAACATATCATAGATAATATGTACTATCCTGAAGATGCGGAGCGGGGTGTTTTCCTGCAGCAGGATGGCTACCTGGATAAAGAGCAGATCCTTGTAAAAGACCTGGATCCATCTCAAAGACCATTGAACCAGAAGTGGAGTTGGGATAGAATATTGAGAAGTTGTTTTATCAAGCAGGCAGATGTATTGCAGGGATTTTATTTCCTGGAAGACAGGTTTGATATGGATACGCTGCGGAGAAACTTTGATTTCTACGAACCACGTACGGTGCATGAAAGTTCATTATCACCTTGTATCCACGCGATCCTGGCTGCGAAACTGGGAGATGGAGAGCGGGCGTATGAGTTTTACCTGCGTACTTCCCGCCTGGACCTGGATGATTATAACAATGATACAGAAGATGGTTTGCATATCACATCAATGGCGGGTACCTGGATGAGTGTAGTAGAAGGATTTGCAGGTATGCGGGTACGTGATGGGCAGTTGCAGTTTACACCGTTCCTGCCGGAAAGCTGGCAGTCATTTGCTTTCAGTATTCGTTTCAGGAGTAATATCCTGAAAGTGGAGATCAACAAAAATCGTGTTGTTCTGGAGAATAAAGAGGGCGGCGATGTAGCCGTAAAAGTATATGAAGATACATTCGTAGTAAAGGCGGGATCTGTTGTACAACTGAACAACAGGGACCTTGTCAAATAA
- the pgmB gene encoding beta-phosphoglucomutase: MDRIDACIFDLDGVIVDTAKYHYKAWKRLANELGFDFTAEQNELLKGLSRTRSLEIILEIGGVQLSPEEQAAQAARKNEWYVDMIRHMQPDEVLPGARAFLESLQKAGVKTALGSASKNAGTILERVGLTALFDVVVDGNSVTASKPDPEVFLKGANSLHADPAYCVVFEDAIAGVQAAKAGGMKVVGIGSVEVLGNADMIVSGLGDMSLQRLKDL; the protein is encoded by the coding sequence ATGGATAGAATAGACGCATGTATTTTTGACCTTGATGGCGTGATAGTAGATACCGCCAAATACCATTACAAAGCCTGGAAAAGGCTGGCAAATGAGCTGGGGTTCGACTTCACCGCCGAACAAAATGAATTACTCAAAGGCCTGAGCCGTACCCGCTCTCTCGAGATCATACTGGAAATAGGTGGTGTGCAGCTATCCCCTGAAGAACAGGCTGCACAGGCAGCCCGCAAGAATGAATGGTATGTGGATATGATCCGTCATATGCAACCAGATGAGGTATTGCCCGGTGCAAGAGCGTTTTTGGAAAGTCTGCAAAAGGCGGGTGTAAAAACGGCGCTGGGTTCAGCGAGTAAGAATGCGGGTACTATTCTGGAAAGGGTGGGGTTGACTGCATTGTTTGATGTGGTGGTAGATGGTAACTCAGTCACTGCTTCCAAACCAGATCCTGAAGTGTTCCTGAAAGGGGCGAATAGTTTGCATGCAGATCCTGCTTACTGCGTGGTATTCGAAGATGCAATAGCGGGTGTACAGGCAGCGAAGGCAGGTGGAATGAAAGTAGTGGGTATTGGTTCGGTAGAAGTGCTTGGTAACGCAGATATGATTGTCAGTGGTCTTGGAGACATGAGTCTTCAGCGTTTAAAAGATTTATAA
- a CDS encoding glycoside hydrolase family 13 protein, translated as MKQIRWITMLLLMASTSMAQIPSLERIEPANWWVKMQQPFLQLIVHGNKIAERDVKLEYPGVTLLKVNKVENPNYLFLDLNIDPSTAPGTFPIRFLKKGSKDLVFSYELKARNTGTKAQGLNAGDLIYLIMPDRFANGDTTNDVIKGMQETTLNRDSMYYRHGGDIQGIINHLGYLQELGATSLWMTPMITNDQPQASYHGYAATEQFRTDPRYGTNELYKTLADSLHKRGMKLVMDLVHNHIGSQHWTMKDMPMKSWVHQWPEFTRSSFRAQPDFDPYASQYDKDIMTNGWFDNHMPDLDQSNPFVRNYFTQSHIWWIEYAGVDAFRLDTYPYNDGEFMAAWGKAIKDAYPTFTFFGEVWVKGVADQVYFTQGKTVNQHLDTQLPGLTDFNSLWAITGAMNDKAAWDDGAVKLYTTLASDYQYQDPMRNVVFLDNHDLSRFYSVIGENKGKYKAALAWLLTTRGIPQLYYGNEIGMKNFSAPDGLVREDFKGGWKNDKVNKFTAAGRNEEENELHDYVQKLANYRKNNPVVQTGKLMQYIPQNNVYTYFRYNADKTVMIILNPNSDPVTIDVSRFKERTTGFSSAHDIVTDKTYSLSDSLHVPATTTLVLELAH; from the coding sequence ATGAAACAGATTCGGTGGATCACGATGCTGCTGTTGATGGCTAGTACGTCAATGGCACAAATTCCCAGCCTGGAGCGTATTGAACCTGCCAACTGGTGGGTGAAAATGCAACAGCCCTTTTTACAACTGATAGTACATGGTAATAAGATCGCAGAAAGAGACGTCAAACTGGAATATCCCGGGGTAACACTCCTGAAGGTGAATAAAGTGGAAAACCCGAACTACCTGTTTCTTGATCTCAATATTGATCCTTCAACGGCTCCGGGTACATTCCCGATCAGGTTCCTGAAGAAAGGCAGCAAAGATCTGGTGTTTAGTTACGAGCTGAAAGCCAGGAATACTGGCACGAAAGCACAAGGCCTCAATGCGGGCGATCTGATATATCTGATTATGCCGGATCGTTTCGCAAACGGGGATACTACGAACGATGTGATCAAAGGTATGCAGGAGACGACCCTGAACAGAGACTCTATGTATTACCGCCATGGGGGGGATATACAGGGTATTATTAACCATCTTGGTTACCTGCAGGAGCTGGGCGCTACCTCACTGTGGATGACGCCTATGATCACCAATGATCAGCCACAGGCATCTTACCATGGGTACGCTGCTACAGAACAATTCCGTACTGATCCCCGCTATGGTACCAATGAATTATACAAAACACTGGCAGATAGTCTGCACAAACGTGGGATGAAGTTAGTCATGGACCTCGTGCACAACCACATCGGTAGCCAGCACTGGACCATGAAAGACATGCCGATGAAGAGCTGGGTACACCAGTGGCCAGAGTTCACCCGTTCCAGTTTCAGGGCACAACCTGACTTTGATCCTTATGCATCTCAGTATGATAAGGATATAATGACCAATGGCTGGTTTGACAATCATATGCCAGACCTGGATCAGTCTAATCCTTTTGTACGCAACTATTTTACACAAAGTCATATCTGGTGGATAGAGTATGCGGGTGTGGATGCATTCCGCCTCGATACTTATCCTTACAATGACGGCGAGTTTATGGCAGCATGGGGCAAAGCGATCAAAGATGCATATCCAACCTTTACCTTCTTTGGTGAAGTATGGGTGAAAGGTGTAGCAGACCAGGTATACTTTACACAGGGTAAAACTGTGAACCAGCATCTGGATACACAATTACCCGGTCTCACAGATTTCAATTCACTCTGGGCCATCACCGGCGCAATGAATGATAAAGCAGCGTGGGATGATGGTGCCGTGAAGTTGTATACAACCCTCGCATCAGACTATCAATACCAGGATCCGATGCGCAATGTCGTATTCCTGGATAACCATGACCTGAGCCGTTTCTATTCCGTGATCGGTGAAAACAAAGGTAAGTACAAAGCTGCGCTGGCATGGTTGCTGACTACCCGAGGTATTCCACAGTTGTATTACGGTAATGAAATTGGTATGAAGAATTTCAGTGCACCGGATGGATTAGTGCGTGAAGATTTTAAAGGTGGCTGGAAGAATGATAAAGTGAATAAGTTCACAGCAGCGGGTCGTAATGAAGAAGAAAATGAACTGCATGATTATGTACAAAAGCTGGCTAACTACAGGAAGAACAACCCTGTGGTACAAACCGGTAAACTGATGCAATACATTCCTCAGAATAATGTATACACCTACTTCAGGTATAATGCTGACAAGACAGTGATGATCATACTGAATCCAAACAGCGATCCTGTCACCATTGATGTGAGCAGATTTAAAGAAAGAACAACTGGATTTTCCAGCGCGCACGATATAGTAACTGATAAAACCTATAGCCTTTCAGACAGTCTGCATGTACCGGCTACTACTACACTGGTACTGGAATTGGCTCACTGA
- a CDS encoding SusE domain-containing protein, translated as MKFRFNYIYILSFSMLTLFSCKKDGSFTQVKSGTTPGFTATDSVFVFTEADAASAAVTYNWTASEDWGYKSIVTYYLQIDEKGNGFKNATDVTIGTGILTKAYTVAALNQVINNMGLAAGRQHDLVIRVKAAVDAVGDEVYSDSISLTVTPYYVPKVYTYLYLPGAYEGWSFDNAGLDSVASVNNDGNYEGYMYLTGSTEFKVTTAKSWDVNYGDGGSGSLSSSGGNIAVSAAGYYRLTVDINQLTYTMTNTTWSIYGSALGSADAAMTFNAGTGAWTVTTTLSAGTFYFRANSADVITLSDVSNNGTLASGTTGAITVDAAGTYTISMNLSNPGNYTYSLTAQ; from the coding sequence ATGAAGTTCCGTTTCAATTATATATACATCCTCAGCTTTAGTATGCTGACCCTGTTCTCCTGTAAAAAGGACGGCAGCTTTACCCAGGTGAAAAGCGGTACTACGCCCGGTTTTACAGCGACTGATTCCGTATTTGTATTTACGGAAGCAGATGCTGCCAGCGCGGCAGTAACTTATAACTGGACAGCCTCTGAGGATTGGGGCTACAAATCTATCGTTACTTATTACCTGCAGATAGATGAGAAAGGCAATGGTTTTAAAAATGCAACAGATGTGACCATTGGTACTGGCATATTAACGAAAGCTTATACTGTAGCTGCCCTGAATCAGGTAATTAATAATATGGGACTGGCAGCCGGCCGTCAACACGATCTCGTGATCCGTGTGAAAGCAGCTGTAGATGCAGTAGGTGATGAGGTGTATTCAGACAGTATTTCTCTGACAGTGACACCTTACTATGTGCCTAAAGTATATACATACCTGTATTTACCGGGTGCTTATGAAGGTTGGTCATTTGACAATGCAGGGCTGGATAGCGTGGCTTCTGTAAACAACGATGGTAACTACGAAGGTTATATGTACCTCACCGGTTCAACAGAGTTTAAAGTAACGACTGCAAAGAGCTGGGATGTGAACTATGGCGATGGTGGCAGTGGATCTCTGTCATCCAGCGGTGGTAATATCGCCGTATCAGCAGCAGGTTATTATCGCCTCACAGTAGATATCAATCAACTCACATACACGATGACGAATACCACCTGGAGCATCTATGGGAGTGCCCTTGGTAGTGCAGATGCTGCTATGACTTTTAACGCTGGCACAGGTGCATGGACGGTGACGACTACATTAAGTGCAGGTACTTTCTACTTCAGAGCCAACAGTGCAGATGTCATCACCCTGAGCGATGTCAGCAACAATGGTACTCTGGCTTCAGGTACAACAGGCGCTATTACTGTAGATGCAGCGGGTACTTATACAATCAGTATGAACTTAAGTAATCCCGGAAACTATACTTATTCTCTCACAGCTCAATAA